One genomic region from Campylobacter concisus encodes:
- a CDS encoding pseudouridine synthase yields MKKTRLNKFISHNTNYSRREADELIKAGKVSIVGRVVSDLATSVDEDDKVRINGRLIKLKKEFTVIVYHKQKGELVSKKDDRGRKTIYDTLDKKFAKFVSVGRLDYASEGLLLLTDAPAIATALMNSDIEREYYLKVKGEISKEVIEAMTNGFFAKDATKGAHAKTTIKSMEFKPFLAYKVFGSSGGYTKLKVIINEGQNRELRRFFGYFDLEVMDLKRVSFGRVSLDMLKPGKWRYFENSEYEDLRDFLKVNNVRY; encoded by the coding sequence ATGAAAAAAACAAGACTAAATAAATTTATTTCACATAACACAAACTACTCACGGCGTGAGGCAGATGAGTTGATAAAAGCTGGCAAGGTTAGTATAGTAGGGCGTGTGGTTAGCGATCTTGCAACGAGCGTCGATGAAGATGACAAAGTGCGCATAAACGGCCGTTTGATAAAGCTAAAGAAGGAATTTACCGTAATCGTTTATCACAAACAAAAGGGTGAGCTAGTTAGCAAGAAAGATGACCGCGGACGAAAAACGATATATGACACGTTAGATAAGAAATTTGCCAAATTTGTTAGTGTGGGGCGCTTAGACTACGCGAGCGAAGGACTACTTTTGCTAACTGACGCCCCAGCTATCGCCACAGCACTAATGAATAGCGATATTGAAAGAGAGTACTACCTAAAGGTAAAGGGCGAAATTTCAAAAGAGGTCATCGAGGCGATGACAAATGGCTTTTTTGCCAAGGACGCCACCAAAGGCGCTCACGCAAAAACCACTATAAAATCAATGGAATTTAAGCCTTTCCTAGCCTATAAAGTTTTTGGCTCAAGCGGCGGTTACACAAAACTAAAGGTCATCATCAATGAGGGTCAAAACAGAGAGCTTCGCCGCTTCTTTGGATACTTTGACCTTGAAGTGATGGATCTAAAACGTGTTAGCTTTGGACGTGTTAGCCTTGATATGTTAAAGCCTGGCAAATGGCGCTACTTCGAAAACAGCGAATACGAAGATCTAAGAGACTTTTTAAAAGTTAATAACGTTAGATATTAA
- a CDS encoding ABC transporter ATP-binding protein: MINIRGVSLVYNQNKQNEFCALKNINLDINDGELVILKGISGSGKSTLLSLIALLQKPTSGEILIDGTNIAKLPDAFCSELRHKRLGLVFQNFNLIEGLSVYENLLAPFALTNFKANVRDEMIKKALSLANISHKKDENVSNLSGGERQRCAVARALSMDAKIILADEPTANLDRQNARAFLGLLESFKALKKSIIVATHDSIFDELSATDRVVSLQNGEIV; encoded by the coding sequence ATGATAAATATAAGAGGTGTTAGCCTAGTTTATAACCAAAACAAACAAAATGAGTTTTGTGCTTTAAAAAATATAAATTTAGATATTAATGACGGCGAGCTAGTGATACTAAAAGGCATTAGTGGAAGCGGTAAAAGTACCTTGCTTTCGCTTATCGCCCTACTTCAAAAGCCAACTAGTGGAGAAATTTTAATAGATGGCACTAACATTGCGAAGCTGCCTGATGCTTTTTGCTCTGAGCTTAGACACAAAAGGCTTGGACTTGTCTTTCAAAATTTTAACCTTATCGAGGGCTTAAGTGTCTATGAGAATTTACTAGCTCCATTTGCTCTAACAAATTTCAAGGCAAATGTGCGAGATGAGATGATAAAAAAGGCTCTAAGCCTAGCAAATATCTCTCATAAAAAAGATGAGAACGTATCAAATTTAAGTGGTGGCGAGCGTCAAAGATGTGCGGTAGCTAGGGCTTTATCTATGGATGCTAAAATCATCTTGGCTGATGAACCAACGGCAAATTTAGACAGACAAAACGCACGTGCATTTTTAGGCTTGCTAGAGTCTTTTAAAGCTCTAAAAAAGAGTATTATTGTCGCTACTCACGATAGTATTTTTGATGAGCTAAGTGCAACAGATAGGGTTGTTTCTTTACAAAACGGAGAGATAGTATGA
- a CDS encoding tetratricopeptide repeat protein, with the protein MKKSLVLLFACLGLLNAGYIKEALNAKEDHNKLAQIYEDACDKEKKASGSYNLAVLYSRGDGNVKKDEAKAAMLYEKACDQNFSMACSNLGYAYEKGKGVEKDLAKAVKFYEKACKDNEGCTELGLLYANGTGVTKDLKKAKELYEKACKAGDGIGCSNLGYLYAQGEGVEKDYAKAKANYEMACANEAGIGCDNLGFLYVYAQGVDQNLTKATKLYEQACIYGYEKGCNNYAIMLAEGKGVKEDVEKAREIFTRSCKNGLKEACENLEILGKH; encoded by the coding sequence ATGAAAAAGAGTTTGGTTTTATTGTTTGCTTGTTTGGGACTATTAAATGCTGGCTATATCAAAGAGGCTTTAAACGCAAAAGAAGATCACAACAAGCTAGCACAAATTTATGAAGACGCTTGCGATAAAGAGAAAAAGGCGTCAGGAAGCTACAATCTAGCTGTGCTTTACAGCAGAGGCGATGGCAACGTCAAAAAGGACGAAGCAAAGGCAGCAATGCTTTATGAAAAAGCTTGTGATCAAAACTTCTCTATGGCTTGCAGCAATCTTGGCTACGCCTATGAAAAAGGCAAAGGCGTGGAGAAAGACCTAGCAAAAGCAGTTAAATTTTATGAAAAGGCTTGCAAGGATAATGAGGGTTGTACAGAGCTTGGCTTGCTTTATGCAAATGGCACCGGCGTGACAAAGGATCTTAAAAAGGCAAAAGAGCTTTACGAAAAGGCTTGCAAGGCAGGTGATGGCATAGGATGTAGCAACCTTGGCTATCTATACGCGCAGGGTGAAGGTGTAGAAAAAGACTATGCAAAAGCCAAAGCAAACTACGAAATGGCTTGTGCAAACGAAGCTGGCATAGGGTGTGATAATCTTGGATTTTTATATGTTTATGCACAAGGCGTTGATCAAAACCTCACAAAAGCCACAAAACTTTATGAGCAAGCGTGTATATATGGATATGAAAAGGGCTGCAATAATTACGCTATCATGCTAGCTGAAGGTAAAGGCGTAAAAGAAGACGTGGAGAAAGCACGTGAAATTTTTACTAGAAGCTGCAAAAATGGCTTAAAAGAAGCGTGCGAGAATTTAGAAATTTTAGGAAAGCATTGA
- the rsmA gene encoding 16S rRNA (adenine(1518)-N(6)/adenine(1519)-N(6))-dimethyltransferase RsmA → MIKAKKHFGQNFLQDKATLDKIIQAIPNDVENVVEIGPGLGDLTFRLLQIYKTTCFEIDCELFQILKAKFANEIQNGQLKLFCKDALEQWQQEGGLSSENYFLVANLPYYVATKMILNAIDDEKCLGLIVMIQKEVALKFSAKSRDKEFSALSILASLQSRCELLFDVDAKLFSPPPKVTSSVIKLQKTKKIFGKDGIFKDAKQYEAFKVFLRAAFASPRKTLLKNLSTNFDKRALEEIFESMNLATNLRPHELDVDSYLKIFEITKEDNERQKRRESCN, encoded by the coding sequence ATGATAAAGGCAAAAAAGCACTTTGGACAGAATTTTTTACAGGACAAAGCGACACTAGATAAGATCATCCAAGCGATACCCAATGACGTAGAAAACGTTGTTGAGATTGGGCCTGGCTTAGGTGATTTGACATTTAGACTTTTGCAAATTTACAAGACGACCTGTTTTGAGATAGATTGTGAGCTGTTTCAAATTTTAAAGGCCAAATTTGCAAATGAGATCCAAAATGGACAATTAAAACTTTTTTGTAAAGATGCATTAGAACAGTGGCAGCAAGAGGGCGGACTAAGTAGCGAGAACTACTTTTTAGTCGCAAATTTACCCTATTACGTTGCTACGAAAATGATACTAAATGCGATAGATGACGAAAAATGCCTTGGACTTATCGTGATGATACAAAAAGAGGTTGCTCTTAAATTTAGTGCAAAGAGCAGGGATAAAGAATTTAGCGCTTTATCGATCCTCGCGTCGCTCCAGAGCAGGTGTGAGCTCTTGTTTGACGTGGATGCAAAGCTTTTTAGTCCACCTCCAAAGGTCACATCTTCAGTCATCAAACTACAAAAAACAAAAAAGATTTTTGGCAAAGACGGGATTTTCAAAGATGCAAAACAATACGAGGCTTTTAAAGTATTTTTAAGAGCTGCGTTTGCTTCTCCAAGAAAGACGCTTTTGAAAAATTTATCCACAAATTTTGACAAAAGGGCGCTAGAAGAAATTTTTGAAAGTATGAACTTAGCCACAAATTTACGTCCGCATGAGCTAGATGTCGATTCTTATCTAAAGATATTTGAGATTACAAAGGAAGATAATGAGCGACAAAAACGAAGAGAAAGTTGTAACTAA
- a CDS encoding KpsF/GutQ family sugar-phosphate isomerase codes for MQTINQIAAEVLKIEANELLRHAKNLEIEDAVNLIFNTKGKVIVTGVGKSGHVGAKIAATLASTGTPSFFLHPTEAMHGDLGMIEKDDVLLAISFSGESDELIKILPHVKRFGVKIVAMARSKTSSLGKFSDAFISIDVEKEACPLNAAPTASTTLTLALGDALAVCLMQRRGFKKEDFANFHPGGSLGKRLFLKVKDVMRSENLPIVRWNASLKKAIDTMTHGKLGTVLIVDKDGALDALLSDGDLRRALMREDFDLNGPAMKYATLHPKEINDKEMLAVDALALIEKYKIQLLAVVEDGVPVGVLHIHDLANLGL; via the coding sequence ATGCAAACAATCAACCAAATCGCAGCCGAAGTCTTAAAGATAGAAGCAAACGAGCTTTTAAGACATGCTAAAAACTTAGAGATAGAAGATGCTGTAAATTTGATATTTAATACAAAGGGCAAAGTCATAGTCACAGGCGTAGGTAAGAGCGGTCATGTGGGCGCAAAGATCGCTGCCACACTTGCAAGTACTGGTACGCCAAGCTTTTTCTTGCATCCAACAGAGGCTATGCACGGCGATCTTGGCATGATAGAAAAGGATGATGTTTTGTTAGCTATTAGCTTTAGTGGCGAGAGCGATGAGCTTATCAAAATTTTACCTCATGTAAAGCGCTTTGGCGTAAAGATCGTCGCAATGGCAAGGAGCAAAACAAGTTCACTTGGTAAATTTAGCGATGCATTTATTAGCATAGATGTAGAGAAAGAGGCCTGCCCACTAAATGCCGCTCCAACAGCATCAACTACACTAACGTTAGCTCTTGGTGATGCCTTAGCTGTTTGTTTGATGCAAAGGCGAGGCTTTAAAAAAGAGGACTTTGCAAATTTTCATCCAGGTGGCAGCCTTGGCAAGAGGCTATTTTTAAAGGTAAAAGATGTGATGAGAAGCGAAAATTTACCGATAGTTCGCTGGAATGCAAGCCTAAAAAAAGCAATCGATACTATGACACATGGCAAGCTTGGCACGGTTTTAATAGTCGATAAAGATGGTGCGCTAGACGCTCTTTTAAGTGACGGCGATCTTAGGCGTGCGCTTATGCGAGAGGACTTTGATCTAAATGGGCCAGCTATGAAATATGCCACTTTGCATCCAAAAGAGATAAATGATAAGGAAATGTTAGCTGTGGATGCGTTAGCCCTCATAGAAAAGTATAAAATTCAGCTTCTTGCCGTTGTTGAAGATGGCGTACCTGTTGGAGTTTTACACATCCACGACCTTGCAAATTTAGGACTATAA
- a CDS encoding ribonuclease J: MSDKNEEKVVTNQSKNNKRRRFRPKNKPKQEGETTEQTSLASKSVIDNFFAAEQAETEIHAEPKSQNSRPKKQRNNKNQNKNEQNGKAKEQKPKQPQESKNDSGNETKTEVKESKDKPKKAKKPKKNLPAKLNGNEQWQQDIASAMVANKAVHELRLEPMKYLNSSEHKIRITPLGGLGEIGGNMTIFETETSAIIVDIGMSFPSESMHGVDILIPDFDYVRKIKDKIKGVIITHAHEDHIGAVPYFYKEFKFPIYATPLPLGMINNKFEEHGLKQERSLFRSVEKRKPYLIGDFEVEWIHITHSIIDASALAITTKAGTIIHTGDFKIDHTPIDGYPTDLGRLAYYGERGVLCLMSDSTNSYREGFTKSESSVGKTFDAIFSKAKGRVIMSTFSSNIHRVYQAIEWGLKYNRKVCVIGRSMERNLYTAMELGYIKLDKKIFIDANEVGKFKDNEVLIVTTGSQGETMSALYRMATDEHKYIKIKPTDQIIISSKAIPGNESSISTVLNFLIKSGASVAYQDFSEIHVSGHAAQEEQKLMLRLIKPKFFLPVHGEYNHIAKHKETAISCGVDERNIYLMSDGDQMEICQKYLKRVKTVKTGKVFIDNQINKQISDDVVIDRQNLAEAGVVMIIAQISRHGAKLINKPRVISYGLVGNKQDAEFSKEMQEILTQFLSNVKEELLKDGRLLESQVRQVIRKHIFRKVKKYPTIVPIIYLM; encoded by the coding sequence ATGAGCGACAAAAACGAAGAGAAAGTTGTAACTAACCAAAGCAAAAACAATAAAAGACGAAGATTTAGACCAAAAAACAAGCCAAAACAAGAGGGCGAAACTACCGAACAAACTTCACTGGCAAGCAAAAGCGTGATAGATAACTTCTTTGCAGCAGAGCAAGCTGAAACTGAAATACACGCCGAGCCAAAAAGCCAAAATTCTCGCCCCAAAAAACAAAGAAACAATAAAAATCAAAACAAAAATGAACAAAATGGCAAAGCAAAAGAGCAAAAGCCTAAGCAGCCACAAGAGTCAAAAAATGACAGCGGAAATGAGACTAAAACTGAAGTAAAAGAGTCAAAAGATAAACCAAAAAAGGCTAAAAAGCCGAAGAAAAATTTACCAGCTAAGCTAAACGGCAATGAGCAATGGCAGCAAGATATCGCAAGTGCAATGGTGGCAAACAAGGCCGTTCACGAGCTTCGTCTGGAGCCGATGAAGTATCTAAACTCAAGTGAGCATAAAATTCGCATAACTCCACTTGGCGGTCTTGGCGAGATCGGCGGAAATATGACTATCTTTGAAACTGAAACCAGCGCGATCATCGTGGATATCGGCATGAGCTTTCCAAGCGAGAGTATGCACGGCGTGGATATACTAATCCCTGACTTTGACTATGTTAGAAAAATAAAAGATAAGATAAAAGGCGTCATCATCACTCACGCACATGAGGATCACATCGGTGCAGTGCCATATTTTTACAAAGAGTTTAAATTTCCGATTTACGCTACGCCTTTGCCGCTTGGTATGATAAACAATAAATTTGAAGAGCATGGCTTAAAGCAGGAGCGCTCGCTTTTCCGCTCTGTCGAAAAGCGCAAGCCATATCTAATAGGCGACTTTGAGGTTGAGTGGATACATATAACTCACTCTATCATCGACGCTAGCGCGCTAGCCATCACGACAAAGGCGGGCACTATCATCCATACGGGCGACTTTAAGATCGACCATACGCCGATCGACGGCTATCCAACTGACCTTGGCAGACTTGCATACTACGGCGAAAGAGGCGTATTATGTCTAATGAGCGATAGCACGAACAGCTACCGAGAGGGCTTTACTAAAAGCGAAAGTAGCGTGGGCAAAACCTTTGATGCGATTTTCTCAAAGGCCAAAGGACGCGTGATAATGAGTACGTTTAGCTCCAACATCCACCGCGTTTATCAGGCGATCGAGTGGGGGCTAAAATACAACCGCAAGGTCTGTGTCATCGGTAGATCAATGGAGAGAAATTTATATACTGCAATGGAGCTTGGCTACATCAAACTTGATAAGAAAATTTTTATCGATGCAAACGAGGTTGGCAAATTTAAAGATAATGAAGTGCTGATCGTTACCACTGGCTCTCAGGGTGAGACTATGAGCGCACTCTACCGAATGGCTACCGATGAGCACAAATACATCAAAATAAAGCCAACCGATCAGATAATAATCAGCTCAAAGGCGATCCCTGGTAATGAAAGCAGCATCTCAACTGTATTAAATTTCCTAATAAAATCAGGTGCAAGTGTCGCTTATCAAGACTTTAGCGAGATCCACGTCAGCGGTCACGCAGCACAAGAAGAGCAAAAGCTGATGCTACGTCTTATAAAACCAAAATTTTTCTTACCGGTGCATGGCGAGTATAACCACATCGCAAAACACAAAGAGACAGCTATAAGCTGCGGCGTAGACGAGAGAAATATCTATCTAATGAGCGATGGCGATCAAATGGAGATCTGTCAAAAATACTTAAAGCGTGTAAAAACAGTAAAAACCGGCAAAGTCTTCATAGATAATCAAATAAATAAACAAATCTCAGACGATGTCGTCATCGATAGACAAAATCTTGCCGAAGCAGGCGTCGTCATGATAATCGCTCAAATTTCACGTCATGGTGCAAAACTTATAAACAAGCCTCGTGTCATTAGCTACGGCCTTGTGGGCAATAAACAAGATGCGGAGTTTAGCAAAGAGATGCAAGAAATTTTGACGCAGTTTTTAAGCAATGTCAAAGAGGAGCTTTTAAAAGATGGCAGACTGCTCGAGTCACAAGTACGCCAAGTGATTAGAAAGCATATCTTTAGAAAGGTCAAAAAGTACCCAACTATCGTGCCGATTATCTATCTAATGTAA
- a CDS encoding ABC transporter permease: protein MIGKNFINYAVVLLFKDRKDHLFSFCLFALIIFVLSSVLFISGSIQHDLINLVKDRSSIVVSAFRAGKNDLMHPGYIYDISKIDGVADVRGVVDGEYYFVQKRVWFHLYEDDSLKEDEMIVGEGVKAAMNELYYDESFNFLTEERMIPVKILKTMPAQSGLISNNAIFLHPNTLRAILNLKDEEYTKLYVEVPNTDEISEVALKIENLYPNSFALSIEDEVAKVRHLYYYKGGIFMSIYVSVMLIFFVLLKNQISLAYGSKKREIAILRSIGFCIKDIIFLKFIQNFIVSVSAFLLGVMLAYLFVFVLNAPLLKGIFLGDELLNFIDFTPILEFDKLFLIFVFGVIPFLAFVLIPSWRVASSDINEGLK, encoded by the coding sequence ATGATAGGTAAAAATTTTATAAACTATGCTGTGGTTCTGCTTTTTAAAGATAGGAAGGATCACCTTTTTAGCTTTTGCCTCTTTGCACTCATTATCTTTGTGCTAAGCTCGGTACTTTTTATCTCTGGATCGATCCAACATGATCTTATAAATTTAGTAAAAGATAGATCAAGTATCGTAGTAAGCGCATTTCGTGCTGGCAAAAATGATCTCATGCACCCTGGCTATATCTACGACATCTCAAAGATTGATGGCGTGGCTGACGTTAGGGGTGTAGTTGATGGAGAGTACTACTTCGTTCAAAAGCGTGTTTGGTTTCATCTATATGAAGATGATAGCTTAAAAGAGGATGAGATGATCGTCGGAGAAGGTGTCAAGGCAGCGATGAATGAGCTTTACTACGATGAGAGCTTTAATTTTTTGACTGAAGAGCGCATGATACCAGTAAAGATATTAAAGACCATGCCAGCACAAAGTGGCTTAATCTCAAATAACGCTATATTTTTGCATCCAAATACGCTAAGGGCTATCTTAAATTTAAAAGATGAAGAGTATACAAAGCTCTATGTTGAGGTGCCAAATACCGATGAGATCAGTGAAGTAGCTTTAAAGATAGAGAATTTATATCCAAATTCTTTCGCTCTTAGTATAGAAGATGAGGTGGCTAAAGTTAGGCACCTTTACTATTATAAGGGTGGAATTTTTATGAGCATTTACGTTAGTGTTATGCTCATATTCTTTGTCTTGCTTAAAAACCAAATTTCACTTGCCTATGGTAGTAAAAAGCGCGAAATAGCTATTTTAAGAAGCATTGGTTTTTGTATAAAAGACATTATATTTTTAAAATTTATACAAAATTTCATCGTTAGTGTTAGTGCTTTTTTACTTGGTGTTATGCTGGCTTATCTCTTTGTTTTTGTATTAAACGCTCCACTTCTAAAAGGAATATTTTTAGGTGATGAGCTTTTAAATTTTATAGATTTCACGCCTATTTTAGAGTTTGATAAGCTCTTTTTGATCTTTGTTTTTGGTGTGATACCATTTTTGGCGTTTGTGCTCATACCTTCATGGAGAGTAGCAAGTAGTGACATAAATGAGGGGCTAAAATGA
- a CDS encoding nitrous oxide reductase accessory protein NosL: MILRSILSSALLATILFSASTNEQAVKMKPMFQSVDPSKATLVGNGEGKEYCAVCGMNLVKFYKTNHVYNGKQVASLHCLYELTEGKIPSDAQVVDTKNLNLIDVNKAFYVVGSSVKGTMTRNSKYAFSTEADAKEFQAENGGEIMNFAKAYEIAGQDFEGDNKMIKAKREDGVYAHGKEFYEANCDKTDPKSFKAISELKAHLKQVCDSKEASKAPEYDKHLQAAALYLWDAPANLSSSNQVSKPKQEIKKPERIVVPKGTRCAVCGMLVKNSPWATLIKADGKDYYFDGVKDMAQFYFADGKMKDAYVSDYYTLEKLDAKDAFYVHGSNVYGPMGDEFIPFKDEAKAENFLKDHAGKGVIRFDEIKNFIGK; the protein is encoded by the coding sequence ATGATTTTACGTTCTATCTTGAGTTCAGCACTACTAGCAACCATACTTTTTAGTGCTTCTACAAATGAACAAGCCGTCAAAATGAAACCGATGTTTCAAAGCGTGGATCCTAGCAAGGCTACACTAGTAGGAAATGGCGAGGGCAAGGAGTATTGTGCTGTTTGTGGAATGAATTTGGTTAAATTTTATAAGACTAATCACGTATATAACGGCAAGCAAGTAGCATCACTTCACTGCTTATATGAGCTAACAGAAGGCAAGATCCCAAGCGACGCACAAGTTGTAGATACTAAAAATCTAAATTTGATCGATGTAAATAAAGCCTTCTATGTCGTTGGCAGTAGTGTTAAAGGCACAATGACTAGAAATAGCAAATACGCCTTTTCAACCGAGGCTGACGCAAAAGAATTTCAAGCAGAAAACGGCGGAGAGATAATGAATTTTGCTAAAGCTTACGAGATCGCTGGACAGGATTTCGAGGGTGATAATAAAATGATAAAAGCTAAACGTGAGGACGGCGTTTACGCACATGGTAAGGAATTTTACGAGGCAAACTGCGATAAAACTGATCCAAAAAGCTTTAAAGCTATCTCTGAGCTAAAAGCTCATCTTAAACAAGTATGTGACTCAAAAGAGGCCAGCAAAGCTCCAGAGTACGACAAACACCTACAAGCTGCCGCTTTGTATCTATGGGACGCTCCGGCAAATTTAAGCTCGAGCAATCAAGTCTCAAAACCTAAACAAGAAATAAAAAAACCTGAGAGAATAGTCGTACCAAAGGGCACAAGATGTGCGGTATGTGGCATGCTTGTCAAAAATTCTCCATGGGCAACACTCATCAAAGCAGATGGCAAGGATTATTATTTTGATGGTGTAAAAGATATGGCACAATTTTACTTTGCGGATGGCAAAATGAAAGATGCTTATGTGAGTGATTATTACACGCTAGAAAAGCTTGATGCAAAAGATGCGTTTTATGTTCATGGCTCAAACGTTTATGGACCAATGGGTGATGAGTTTATCCCATTTAAAGATGAAGCAAAGGCAGAGAACTTTTTAAAAGATCATGCTGGCAAAGGTGTCATAAGATTTGACGAGATAAAGAATTTTATCGGTAAATAG